The following coding sequences are from one Bacillota bacterium window:
- the rnc gene encoding ribonuclease III — protein sequence MAATDIWPDLKRLLTVLGSWGLKVQPQLAAIALTHSSYAHEHGTQANERLEFLGDAVLELIVSEYLYSVFPTEPEGELTRRRAVLVCEPTLARLADHLDLGEALRLGRGEEAQGGRYRPALLADAVEALLGAVYLSSGLDAARLFVNRLLVPYLSGEFQFVTDHKTTLQEQLQAHGNVSIEYRLLKSEGPAHARQFTVGLYVDGFLQTQGSGTSKKDAEQEAASKLLRKMSK from the coding sequence ATGGCAGCAACTGACATTTGGCCGGATTTGAAACGCCTGCTGACTGTACTTGGCAGTTGGGGTCTGAAGGTACAGCCTCAGCTGGCTGCTATTGCCCTGACTCATTCCTCGTATGCTCATGAACACGGTACGCAGGCTAATGAACGCTTGGAGTTCCTGGGCGATGCAGTTCTGGAGCTGATCGTAAGCGAGTATTTGTATAGCGTTTTTCCAACCGAACCGGAGGGAGAACTCACTAGGCGCCGAGCGGTGCTGGTATGTGAGCCTACTTTAGCACGCTTGGCCGACCACTTAGACTTAGGGGAGGCGTTACGCTTAGGGAGAGGGGAAGAAGCACAAGGCGGTAGATACCGACCGGCTCTGCTGGCTGATGCTGTGGAGGCCCTGCTCGGGGCTGTGTATCTGAGTTCGGGCCTGGATGCAGCCCGCTTATTCGTGAACCGCCTATTGGTGCCGTACTTGTCGGGAGAATTCCAGTTTGTTACCGATCATAAGACCACCCTTCAGGAACAATTACAGGCCCATGGTAATGTAAGTATTGAGTATCGGCTCCTAAAAAGCGAGGGACCTGCCCATGCCAGACAATTTACGGTCGGACTCTATGTGGACGGTTTTCTTCAAACTCAAGGGAGCGGCACTAGTAAGAAGGATGCCGAACAAGAAGCTGCCAGTAAACTGTTGCGAAAGATGTCGAAATAG
- the rpmF gene encoding 50S ribosomal protein L32 has protein sequence MAVPKQKMSRSRTRRRRAKWKLTLPGLIECPQCHEHTMPHRICSSCGYYDGKQVVKKKKAD, from the coding sequence ATGGCTGTACCTAAGCAAAAGATGTCCCGAAGCCGTACTCGCCGGCGGCGGGCCAAATGGAAGTTGACCCTGCCGGGCTTGATCGAGTGCCCCCAGTGCCACGAGCATACCATGCCGCACCGGATCTGCTCTTCATGTGGGTATTATGACGGGAAACAAGTGGTGAAGAAGAAAAAAGCTGACTAA
- the fabG gene encoding 3-oxoacyl-[acyl-carrier-protein] reductase, with amino-acid sequence MEIIPGSAVVTGGSRGIGKAIAIKLARLGAPVAVGYAKNADQAQAVVTAIAEAGGTAAAIQVDVSRSEQTERFIALAEQALGPIGILVNNAGITRDGLLLRLKKEAWADVMSTNLDGVFYCTQAVLKGMLRRKCGRIVNIASVVGIHGNAGQANYAAAKAGVIGLTKSVAQEVAARGITVNAVAPGFIATDMTASLPTDIQHMYLSKIPAGRYGGPEDVAAAVAFVCSAEAGYITGQVLAIDGGLGM; translated from the coding sequence ATGGAGATAATTCCAGGTTCTGCTGTAGTTACCGGCGGTTCCCGTGGAATCGGTAAGGCCATTGCTATCAAACTGGCGCGGCTGGGAGCTCCAGTGGCTGTGGGCTATGCCAAGAATGCTGATCAGGCCCAAGCGGTAGTGACTGCTATTGCTGAGGCCGGTGGGACGGCGGCCGCTATCCAAGTGGACGTTTCTAGATCGGAACAGACGGAAAGATTTATTGCCCTGGCCGAACAAGCACTTGGTCCCATCGGAATACTGGTGAACAATGCCGGTATCACCCGGGACGGTTTATTGCTTAGACTAAAGAAAGAAGCGTGGGCAGACGTTATGTCGACTAATCTCGACGGGGTATTTTATTGCACCCAGGCGGTGCTAAAAGGTATGCTTAGGCGGAAATGTGGACGGATTGTGAATATTGCTTCCGTGGTCGGAATACACGGCAACGCCGGTCAGGCCAATTATGCGGCCGCTAAAGCCGGTGTCATCGGCCTGACTAAATCGGTAGCTCAAGAAGTGGCCGCAAGAGGCATCACAGTAAATGCAGTGGCGCCGGGATTTATTGCCACCGACATGACGGCTTCTTTGCCGACGGACATCCAACATATGTACTTGAGTAAAATCCCGGCCGGGCGCTATGGTGGGCCCGAAGATGTGGCAGCGGCAGTGGCTTTTGTCTGCAGCGCTGAAGCCGGGTATATTACCGGGCAGGTATTGGCTATCGACGGAGGACTTGGAATGTAG
- the fabD gene encoding ACP S-malonyltransferase — protein sequence MSRDHVALLFPGQGAQYVGMGRDLAGHYSAARAVFAAADETLGFSISDLCFNGPEEQLILTQITQPAITAVSLACWAVLAESGVRPGVAAGLSLGEYSALAVAGSFGFRTAVWLVHERGRLMQETVPVGEGTMGAILGLAPEEVDEICRLAQENGQVEPANYNCPGQVVIAGHTEAVLAAGNLATARGARFVPLDVSSPFHSSLLSPAGEKLAAILDQVEIKAPEIPVVANVTGDYVTTGEDIRESLVRQVSSPVRWEDSIRRMLADGYHTFIEVGPGRVLNGFLKRIARTALCFNVYDLPSFEKTLAELKGVS from the coding sequence ATGAGCAGAGATCACGTAGCCTTGTTGTTCCCTGGGCAAGGGGCACAGTACGTAGGGATGGGAAGAGATCTGGCCGGCCACTATTCCGCTGCTCGGGCAGTATTTGCTGCTGCAGATGAAACTTTGGGTTTTTCTATCAGCGACCTGTGCTTTAATGGTCCGGAAGAGCAACTTATCTTGACCCAAATCACCCAACCGGCTATTACGGCTGTAAGTTTGGCCTGTTGGGCGGTGCTGGCAGAGTCTGGCGTCAGGCCGGGGGTTGCTGCCGGGTTGAGTTTGGGTGAGTATTCAGCCCTAGCCGTGGCTGGGAGTTTTGGTTTTCGTACGGCTGTATGGTTGGTACATGAGCGAGGCCGCTTGATGCAAGAAACTGTACCGGTTGGAGAAGGAACCATGGGGGCGATACTGGGCCTGGCTCCAGAAGAAGTTGACGAAATCTGTCGCTTGGCGCAAGAGAATGGCCAAGTTGAACCGGCAAACTATAATTGTCCGGGTCAAGTTGTTATTGCGGGGCATACCGAGGCGGTACTTGCTGCCGGCAATTTGGCCACAGCCAGAGGAGCCAGGTTTGTGCCACTGGATGTGAGCAGCCCCTTTCATTCGAGTTTACTCTCTCCGGCCGGGGAAAAGCTGGCCGCGATATTAGACCAGGTAGAGATCAAAGCTCCTGAGATTCCGGTGGTAGCCAATGTTACCGGGGACTATGTTACTACCGGAGAAGACATAAGGGAATCCTTGGTGCGACAAGTAAGCTCACCGGTGAGGTGGGAGGACTCCATTCGGAGAATGCTGGCTGACGGGTATCACACTTTTATTGAAGTTGGCCCTGGCCGAGTATTAAATGGCTTCTTAAAGCGCATAGCTCGGACCGCACTATGTTTTAACGTCTATGACCTTCCTTCCTTCGAAAAGACCCTTGCGGAGCTGAAAGGGGTTAGTTAA
- the fapR gene encoding transcription factor FapR, whose protein sequence is MADSQLTKPERLDALRQAIAENPFVTDEMLASRFQVSTQTVRLDRMQLGIPEVRTRTRRVAEGAYRKLRSLKGREIVGDLYDLERGVRALSVLETTADMVFEKSKVVRGHFMFAQAESLALAVIDAEAALTGVANIKYKQPVRVGQRLFAQAEVTRRRQNKYFVAVRTYESNQEVFRAKFIMVSLDEERGTTEP, encoded by the coding sequence GTGGCGGACAGCCAGCTTACTAAACCAGAGCGCCTGGATGCACTGCGGCAAGCCATAGCGGAAAACCCGTTTGTTACTGATGAGATGTTGGCCTCTCGTTTTCAAGTGAGCACTCAAACTGTGCGTTTGGACCGGATGCAACTAGGTATTCCTGAGGTACGCACACGTACCAGGCGAGTGGCTGAAGGGGCTTACCGGAAACTCAGGTCACTTAAAGGTCGAGAGATTGTCGGCGATCTGTATGATCTGGAACGTGGGGTACGGGCGCTGTCAGTTCTGGAGACTACAGCCGACATGGTGTTCGAAAAGTCCAAAGTCGTCCGCGGTCATTTCATGTTTGCTCAGGCCGAATCACTAGCTCTGGCGGTTATTGATGCTGAAGCTGCTTTGACCGGTGTAGCCAACATCAAGTATAAGCAGCCGGTTCGTGTTGGCCAGAGACTGTTTGCCCAGGCAGAAGTGACCCGTCGGCGTCAGAACAAGTATTTTGTGGCGGTGCGTACCTACGAAAGCAATCAAGAAGTGTTTCGAGCCAAATTCATCATGGTGTCTCTGGACGAGGAGAGGGGGACAACCGAGCCATGA
- the fabK gene encoding enoyl-[acyl-carrier-protein] reductase FabK, which translates to MRTAVCELLGIEYPILQGGMAWVATAELAAAVSNAGGLGIIGAGSMPGELLRKEIRTCKSLTSKPFGVNIYYLSPSVQEIVEVVIEEKVPVVTTGAGNPGKDLPRFKAQGIKVLPVVSAVALAKRLVRAGADAVIAEGMECGGHIGETTTMALLPQVVSAVSVPVIAAGGIADGRGLAAALALGAQGVQMGTRFVASVECTVHENYKQAVVKAKDRSTVITGASIGHPVRVMNNQLAREFALLEQQGVGRQELEQLGTGRLRAAVQDGDVKYGSVMCGQVAGLVQEILPVDEIITGIMAEAGDILQRLGRRMAANKQTVGLLEV; encoded by the coding sequence GTGCGCACAGCAGTATGCGAATTACTGGGAATAGAGTATCCGATTTTGCAGGGCGGTATGGCTTGGGTGGCCACGGCCGAACTGGCAGCGGCGGTATCCAACGCCGGAGGTTTGGGGATCATCGGAGCTGGAAGCATGCCCGGCGAACTGCTAAGAAAGGAAATCAGAACCTGTAAGAGCCTGACTTCCAAGCCGTTTGGTGTTAATATATACTATTTGTCACCGTCAGTGCAGGAAATTGTGGAAGTTGTAATTGAAGAGAAGGTGCCGGTGGTAACTACTGGGGCGGGTAATCCGGGGAAAGATCTGCCGCGCTTTAAGGCCCAAGGTATCAAAGTGCTGCCGGTGGTCTCAGCGGTGGCCTTGGCCAAACGCTTAGTTCGGGCCGGTGCCGATGCTGTTATTGCTGAGGGAATGGAATGTGGGGGTCACATTGGGGAGACAACTACCATGGCCCTGCTACCTCAAGTAGTGTCAGCGGTGAGCGTACCGGTGATTGCCGCCGGGGGCATTGCCGACGGCCGGGGGTTGGCAGCGGCATTGGCTCTGGGGGCCCAGGGGGTCCAAATGGGAACTAGGTTTGTAGCCAGTGTTGAGTGTACAGTACATGAAAACTACAAACAGGCAGTTGTAAAAGCAAAAGACCGTTCCACTGTAATTACAGGAGCAAGTATCGGACATCCGGTACGGGTAATGAACAACCAACTGGCGCGAGAATTTGCGCTTTTGGAACAGCAGGGGGTCGGTCGCCAAGAACTGGAGCAGTTGGGAACAGGACGGCTGCGGGCAGCAGTACAGGATGGAGATGTAAAATATGGTTCAGTGATGTGTGGCCAGGTGGCCGGTTTAGTCCAAGAGATTTTACCTGTGGATGAAATCATTACTGGTATTATGGCTGAGGCCGGTGACATATTGCAGCGGCTGGGGCGGCGTATGGCTGCTAACAAGCAGACCGTAGGGCTGTTGGAGGTATGA
- a CDS encoding acyl carrier protein: MALFDRVKEIIVDQLGVDEDTVTMEASFVDDLGADSLDIVELVMALEEDFGIEIPDEDAEKIVTVGDAVEYIKANS, from the coding sequence GTGGCTCTTTTTGACCGGGTAAAAGAGATCATTGTGGATCAGCTTGGCGTGGATGAGGACACTGTAACTATGGAAGCCTCGTTTGTGGATGATTTGGGGGCCGATTCGCTGGACATCGTGGAACTGGTGATGGCTCTTGAAGAAGACTTTGGGATTGAGATTCCAGATGAAGATGCAGAGAAAATAGTCACTGTCGGGGATGCAGTAGAGTACATTAAGGCCAACTCTTAA
- a CDS encoding ketoacyl-ACP synthase III has protein sequence MTGKRGVSIIGWGSALPSTVITNQELEKSVDTSDEWIRTRTGIRERRVAGPEEAASDLALRAAQAALKKARISAQQLGLIIVATVTPDMVFPATACLVQHRLGANTAGAFDLEAGCTGFLYGLSVGREFVRGGTYDYVLVVGVDILSRITNWQDRNTCVLFGDGAAAVILGAGRAEEGILSTYLGSDGSGSEYLYLPAGGSRQPLDCRALEQGLQYTHMNGPEVFKFAVHIMVDATLEALNRAGLCLDEVAYLIPHQANQRIIDAATKRLRISRERILVNLDRYGNMSSASIPVALAEAADAGQFQPGDVLVLVGFGAGLTWGANVIKWGPDAVH, from the coding sequence ATGACCGGGAAACGAGGCGTGTCAATAATAGGCTGGGGCAGTGCCCTACCCTCCACGGTAATAACAAACCAAGAACTGGAAAAGAGTGTTGACACCTCGGATGAGTGGATCAGAACACGTACCGGTATTCGAGAGCGAAGGGTTGCCGGTCCAGAGGAAGCGGCTTCTGATTTGGCGCTTAGGGCCGCCCAAGCAGCCTTAAAGAAGGCCCGGATAAGTGCTCAGCAGCTTGGCTTGATTATAGTGGCCACAGTAACGCCTGATATGGTTTTTCCCGCTACTGCCTGTTTGGTGCAACACCGATTAGGGGCCAATACTGCCGGTGCCTTTGACCTAGAGGCAGGTTGTACCGGTTTTCTTTACGGGTTGTCCGTAGGCCGTGAGTTCGTTCGGGGCGGAACCTACGATTATGTATTGGTTGTTGGGGTGGATATTCTATCACGCATCACTAATTGGCAGGATCGCAATACGTGTGTGTTGTTCGGCGATGGTGCAGCAGCAGTGATTTTGGGGGCGGGCCGAGCCGAAGAGGGTATTTTGTCTACTTATTTGGGTTCTGACGGCAGTGGTAGTGAGTACTTATATCTACCGGCCGGCGGCTCCCGGCAACCGCTGGATTGCAGGGCCTTAGAACAAGGGTTGCAATATACCCACATGAATGGACCAGAAGTGTTTAAATTTGCTGTACACATCATGGTTGATGCAACCTTGGAGGCTTTGAATAGAGCTGGGCTGTGCTTAGATGAAGTTGCGTATCTAATACCGCACCAGGCCAATCAGCGCATTATTGACGCGGCTACCAAAAGGCTGCGGATTTCGCGGGAACGCATCCTGGTCAACTTGGATCGATACGGCAACATGTCCTCGGCTTCCATTCCGGTTGCTCTGGCCGAGGCAGCCGATGCCGGGCAATTCCAACCCGGAGATGTACTGGTTTTGGTGGGGTTCGGCGCGGGTCTTACCTGGGGGGCCAATGTTATTAAATGGGGGCCAGACGCCGTCCACTAA
- a CDS encoding stage V sporulation protein S, translating to MEVLKVSAQSNPKSVAGALAAVLREHGVAEVQAVGAGAVNQAVKAVAIARGFVAPNGLDLVCVPAFAEITIDGEERTAIKFIVGSR from the coding sequence GTGGAAGTACTAAAAGTATCAGCACAATCTAATCCTAAATCGGTGGCAGGTGCTTTGGCAGCTGTTCTCAGAGAACACGGAGTAGCCGAGGTGCAAGCGGTGGGCGCGGGAGCGGTCAACCAGGCTGTCAAAGCGGTAGCCATTGCACGCGGATTTGTAGCCCCCAACGGTCTAGATCTGGTTTGTGTGCCAGCTTTTGCCGAGATCACCATTGATGGCGAAGAGAGGACGGCGATCAAGTTTATTGTAGGTTCACGTTAA
- the plsX gene encoding phosphate acyltransferase PlsX — MKIAVDAMGGDWAPREIVKGAVQAAATLGARIILVGNPDQIAALETEVGLPAPGVEVIPAWQQVEMSDKPVYALRHKKESSLAVAAALVRNGDAGALVSAGNTGATMAFSLRNFGRLPGVDRPGIAIPMPTTRGYCMFIDGGANLEAKPRYLLQFAYMGSLYVQSVLGWKHPKVALLNVGSEPEKGTAVLQDAYKLLNASGLNFIGNIESRDILSGVADVVVTDGFSGNLILKFAEGLATALLDMLKTEIKQSGLGVQLGAYLTRPAFQNLKKRMNYEEYGGALLLGLNHPTVICHGSSRARAIFNAIRVAQESLSQNVTGKIADLMREEPEGSRENK, encoded by the coding sequence ATGAAAATAGCTGTGGACGCCATGGGCGGCGACTGGGCACCGCGGGAGATTGTCAAAGGAGCGGTACAAGCAGCTGCAACTTTAGGCGCGAGAATTATCCTGGTGGGTAATCCGGATCAGATAGCCGCACTGGAAACTGAAGTGGGATTACCAGCACCTGGGGTCGAGGTGATTCCAGCGTGGCAACAGGTAGAGATGAGCGATAAACCGGTCTATGCTCTACGCCACAAGAAGGAAAGCTCATTGGCAGTGGCAGCGGCATTGGTGAGAAATGGGGATGCAGGCGCCTTGGTATCGGCGGGTAACACTGGGGCCACCATGGCTTTTTCCCTGCGCAATTTTGGTCGATTACCCGGGGTAGATCGCCCTGGCATTGCTATCCCAATGCCCACTACCCGCGGCTATTGCATGTTTATCGACGGTGGCGCCAACCTTGAGGCTAAACCCCGTTATCTGCTGCAGTTTGCCTACATGGGCAGTCTTTATGTTCAGAGCGTTCTGGGCTGGAAACATCCCAAGGTAGCTCTTCTTAATGTCGGTTCAGAACCGGAGAAGGGAACGGCGGTTTTGCAGGACGCCTATAAGCTACTGAATGCTTCCGGACTCAATTTTATCGGTAATATTGAAAGTCGCGATATTTTGTCTGGGGTTGCTGATGTGGTGGTTACCGACGGTTTTAGCGGCAACCTAATATTAAAGTTCGCAGAAGGATTAGCGACGGCATTGCTGGATATGCTTAAGACTGAAATCAAACAAAGCGGGTTGGGTGTTCAGCTGGGTGCATACCTGACGCGGCCGGCCTTCCAAAACTTAAAAAAGCGTATGAACTACGAAGAATACGGCGGAGCGCTGCTGCTAGGGCTAAACCACCCCACTGTAATCTGTCACGGCTCATCACGTGCTCGAGCTATTTTCAATGCCATTCGCGTAGCCCAGGAATCGTTGTCACAAAATGTGACCGGAAAAATCGCAGATCTTATGCGAGAAGAACCGGAAGGAAGTAGGGAAAATAAATGA
- the fabF gene encoding beta-ketoacyl-ACP synthase II, translating into MGRRIVVTGIGAVTPIGIGKEAYFAGLRTAKNGISRITRFEPEPFTSQMAGELKDFNAPDYMDRKDARRMDRFCQYAVAVAQQAVLDSDLKLEQENSQRIGVVLGTGVGGIETLAEQVLVLDQRGPGRVSPFFIPMIIANIAAGQISIMYGLKGPSLTTVSACASSADALGQALRMIQRDEADLVLAGGAEAPITPAALAGFGSMKALSTHNQEPEQACRPFDRKRDGFVMGEGAGLVILEELEHAQARQARIYGELIGYGATLDAYHITAPAPEGEGAARAMEAALLDAAVQPEQIDYINAHGTSTEYNDLYETKAIKHIFGEHAYQVPVSSTKSMIGHLLGAAGVVEFIACLWAINEDLLPPTINYRYRDPECDLDYVPNNPRPARVNTVLANSFGFGGHNTALVVKRYGSN; encoded by the coding sequence GTGGGCAGAAGAATTGTTGTAACAGGTATTGGCGCGGTTACTCCTATCGGAATTGGCAAAGAGGCGTATTTTGCCGGACTTAGGACCGCCAAGAACGGCATCAGCCGCATAACTCGGTTTGAGCCGGAACCGTTTACTAGCCAAATGGCTGGCGAACTGAAAGATTTTAACGCCCCCGATTATATGGATCGTAAAGACGCCCGCCGGATGGATCGGTTTTGCCAGTATGCTGTAGCTGTTGCTCAACAGGCTGTGCTGGATAGCGATCTTAAACTGGAGCAGGAAAACAGCCAGCGTATTGGGGTGGTTCTAGGGACCGGTGTAGGCGGTATTGAGACTTTGGCCGAACAGGTGTTAGTTTTAGATCAACGTGGTCCTGGTCGGGTCAGCCCGTTTTTTATTCCCATGATCATTGCCAATATAGCTGCAGGACAGATTTCAATTATGTACGGCCTTAAGGGCCCCAGCCTTACAACAGTAAGCGCTTGCGCTTCATCAGCCGATGCTTTAGGTCAGGCCCTGCGGATGATCCAACGGGACGAAGCCGATCTAGTCTTGGCTGGGGGAGCCGAAGCCCCGATAACGCCCGCAGCTTTGGCCGGTTTCGGTTCGATGAAAGCTTTATCCACCCATAACCAGGAGCCTGAGCAGGCGTGTCGTCCTTTTGACCGGAAACGGGATGGTTTTGTCATGGGTGAGGGGGCCGGGTTAGTTATCTTAGAGGAGCTGGAGCATGCCCAGGCGCGGCAGGCCAGGATTTATGGCGAACTTATAGGCTATGGTGCTACTTTGGACGCGTATCACATTACTGCGCCGGCACCGGAAGGGGAAGGAGCGGCCAGAGCCATGGAAGCGGCGCTTCTAGATGCCGCTGTGCAGCCGGAGCAGATTGATTATATTAACGCCCACGGTACCTCTACAGAATACAACGACCTTTACGAAACCAAGGCTATCAAACACATCTTCGGTGAACACGCTTACCAGGTCCCGGTAAGTTCAACAAAGTCCATGATCGGCCACCTGCTTGGTGCAGCCGGTGTGGTGGAGTTTATTGCCTGCCTCTGGGCTATCAACGAAGACTTGCTACCCCCGACCATCAATTACCGGTATCGTGATCCGGAATGTGATTTAGATTATGTCCCTAATAACCCCCGCCCGGCTCGAGTAAATACTGTGTTGGCCAATTCGTTCGGATTTGGGGGACATAATACAGCCTTGGTGGTAAAACGATATGGCAGCAACTGA